One Natronorubrum halophilum genomic window, GGTGATGACGTTGCCGATGGCGGCCGGGACGAGGACGTCGACGTCCAACTCGAGGAGTTCAGCGTTCGAGAGCCGCGTGACGTCGGTCGCGGCGGCGTAGCTGGTGACCGCCTCCGGCTCTTCGTCGTGGGACGGGATCGCAGCGACGTCGATCCCGGCAGGGTCGTAGACCGCGCCGTTGACGTCGCTGACGGCGACGACGGTTGCGCCCCACTCCTCGAGCAGGCGGGCGGCGCTGGCTCCGACGCTGCCAAAGCCCTGGACGGCGACGGTCGTCTCCTCGAGCGGATAGTCGTAGTACTCACAGGTTTCGCGCGTAACGATGGCGACGCTCCGGCCGGGTGCCTCCTCGCGGCCGTAGGAGCCGCCGACGACGGGCGGTTTGCCGGTGACGACGCCGGGGATGGTCTCGCCTTCCTGCATGCTGTAAGCGTCCATCAACCAGGCCATCGTCGCCGGGTCGGTTCCCATATCGGGCGCGGGAATGTCCTTCGTCGGACCGATCACGTCGCGGATCTCGTGGGTGAACCGACGGGTGAGTCGCTCCTTCTCGTCGTCGGTGAGCGATTTCGGATCGACGATGATACCGCCCTTCGCGCCGCCGAAGGGCAGGTCCATGACGGCACACTTCCAGGTCATCCACATCGAGAGGCCGACGCACTCGTCGCGCGTCACCTCCGGGTGGTAGCGGAGACCGCCCTTGTACGGACCGCGGACGCTGTCGTGTTGGGCTCGGTAGCCGGTGAAGACCTCGACCGAACCGTCCTCGCGCTCGAGCGGAACGGTCACTTCGTGGACCTTCGCCGGGTGTTTGAGCCGCTCGAGGGCGGCGGCGTCGATCTCGATGTGAGACGCCGCGCGGCCGAGCTGTCGACGCGCGGTCTCGAGTGCCGTTTCGGGCGTCGTTTCGTCGGCCGGTCCCCGGTCTACCGAGGGGATTGACGACTGTTGGTTAGATGCCATGGCGCTTCGATTATTCGATCGGTGTCTGCCGGTTTCGCATGTCAGCGCCGCAGTCGGGACAGGACACCGGTGCCGTCGCCCGAACGACGGTTCCGCAGTCGAAACACTCGTAGTTCGATTCTTCGCCGGGGTTGAGATAGACGTCTTTCACAGGAGTCGTCACACTAAGGAATAATAGGGATATTAGGATAGGGATGATTGTTGGATAGCTAGCTACGCGGACGTGCGATGGTTCACTATTCAACCCCTCTCGCAGTATTCGCCGGAACACCGATCTCGTCGAACAGGATGGTGAAGAGTTTTCGCTGCACGATCCGGATATGGCGGTAGAACGCGGCCGACGAGATGCCGAGCGTGTCCGCGACCGCTTCGCCCGACCGCTCCCGCGGTGACTCGAAGTAGCCGCCGTAGTACGCCAGTTGTACGACCTCGAGTTGCCGATCGGTGAGTCGCTCGAGGAGCGCGGCCCGAAGATCACGCGCGGTCGTCCGGTCGATGGTCCGCTTGGCGTGCAGTTCGACGTCCGAGAAACCGTTCGAGACGACGTCGATGCTCCCTTTGGCATCGACCGTTGGCGGGACGTCGACGACGACGCGCGTCCGCTCCGGCGTCGCCTCGACGCTGTGTAGAACCACGCCGTGATCCGCGAGTTGGAGGGCCAGAAACGGCGAGGAGAGTTCGAGGAGGACCGTCCCGCCCTCGTCACCGTTCGTGTCGCTCTCGCCGTCGCTGATCACCTGCGCATCCTCGACGGCGACGAGATCGGTGGCTGCGTCCACAACGGCACTCGGCGGGGCGTCCTCGACAGTTGCGAATACCGCGGCCCCGTCCTCGTGTAGACGGATACCGCCGTCGAAGGAGAGCACACAGTCGGCCGCCCGAGCCAGCCGAGAGAACACGAAGCCGTCGTCGTACACGTCGAACTCGAGGCGGGTACGGGAGTCCGTCAACAGCGCCTGTTTGCGCTCGACGGCGGCGATGGCGGACGCGATCGTCTCGCCGAGTTCCGCGAGAACGGTCTGCGTGACCTCGTCGAACGCGTCGGGCTGGTCGGCGTAGACGGTCAGTACGCCGTACGTGAATTCGTCGTATCCCAGCGGAACGCTGGTAACCGACTGGTACTCTCGAGAGAGCGCCTCCGAGCGCCACGGTTCGTCGCGGAGTCGGTCAACGACGTTCGAGACGACGGTCACCTCGCGGTCGGCCGCCGTACGGGCCGCGGGCTCGCTCCCATCCGCCAGCGAGAGCGAAACGCTGTCGAGGTAGTCTTGGCCGCGACCCGTTCCGCCGTGCGTGTTCGGCTCGAGGCGGTTATCCGCGGCGTCCATCGTCCCGATCCAGGCGAACGAAAACCGGTCGGCCGACGTGAGCCGTCCGCAGACGGCCGTCTCGATCTCCGCGCGGGTTTCGGCCTGCACCAGCGCCGCGTCGATCTCACGAATGATCTCGTTGACCTGGTTGAGCCGCGTGAGCTGTCGGTTCTGCTGTTTGAGTTCCCGATCGCGCTCACGAAGCGTTCGATCCCGTTCGACTCGGTCGAGCGCCGCTTCGGCCGTCGCGGCCAGCAGGGCGGCCAGTTCTCGAGCGACGTCGTCGAACGCGTCGACTTCGGACGATCCCACGAGGAAGACGCCGTGATCGCCCAGTGGAACGAATCCCCCGCTCCTGATAGCCGTCGTCGGACTCGAGAGCGCGTCCGCCTCGCGGATATCCGCGAAGAATCGGGGCTCGCCCTCGACGAAAACGCGCCCCGAAATGCTGTCGTCGGTCGCGAGGTGCTCCGAGAGGGGACCGTGAAGGCGTTTCAGTCCCGGCGACGACGCGACCGGTCGGAGCACGTTCTCGTCGGTGTCGAACAGGTAGGCGCCGCTTCCCTCGAGATCGAGAACGTCCGCTGCGTCTCCCACGACGATATCGGCGATTTCGCGCTCCGTTTCCGCGTAGAGCAGTTCCCGCGTCGTTCGGTGGAGCGCCGTCAGCGCTTCCTCGCGGCGCTTTCGTTTCGTGATGTCGCGACAGCTATAGAGGAGCGTTCCGTCCTGAATCGAGACCTCGCGGACGTTGA contains:
- the gdhB gene encoding glutamate dehydrogenase GdhB; translation: MASNQQSSIPSVDRGPADETTPETALETARRQLGRAASHIEIDAAALERLKHPAKVHEVTVPLEREDGSVEVFTGYRAQHDSVRGPYKGGLRYHPEVTRDECVGLSMWMTWKCAVMDLPFGGAKGGIIVDPKSLTDDEKERLTRRFTHEIRDVIGPTKDIPAPDMGTDPATMAWLMDAYSMQEGETIPGVVTGKPPVVGGSYGREEAPGRSVAIVTRETCEYYDYPLEETTVAVQGFGSVGASAARLLEEWGATVVAVSDVNGAVYDPAGIDVAAIPSHDEEPEAVTSYAAATDVTRLSNAELLELDVDVLVPAAIGNVITADNAEAVAADIVVEGANGPTTFAADTILDERGVHVVPDILANAGGVTVSYFEWLQDINRRQWTLERVHEELEAEMIDAWSHLREEVERRGVSWRDAAYIVALSRVGEAHEVRGLWP
- a CDS encoding rubrerythrin-like domain-containing protein, producing MKDVYLNPGEESNYECFDCGTVVRATAPVSCPDCGADMRNRQTPIE
- a CDS encoding bacterio-opsin activator domain-containing protein, whose translation is MVSERTVDDASLLVVTPDESATPADAESLSNVLESGLGDGVGAITASTADAALEALEANPVGCVLTPQLLSDASGLELLERIRDREPDCPVVLAPEDGDERLASEAIAAGVTEYVPRDRRDEDLAAALERAIETGRERRDRRERAHQFDAIFDDPEAYSWVTAPDGRVRRASESALEAIDATVDDVTDRPLSASPWWERTGDGREVLRDAVEQAATGEVVRREVTQPRFDGDDNGDEVSDPHTLEVTIRPVSDDSGTVVSLLVRAIDVTERARLERELRESEALHRVTLNNMTDTVLITNDAGEFTYVCPNVHFIFGYSDDEIHEMGSIEELLGPELFDRDELEDAGVLTNIECTATDNAGREHTLLVNVREVSIQDGTLLYSCRDITKRKRREEALTALHRTTRELLYAETEREIADIVVGDAADVLDLEGSGAYLFDTDENVLRPVASSPGLKRLHGPLSEHLATDDSISGRVFVEGEPRFFADIREADALSSPTTAIRSGGFVPLGDHGVFLVGSSEVDAFDDVARELAALLAATAEAALDRVERDRTLRERDRELKQQNRQLTRLNQVNEIIREIDAALVQAETRAEIETAVCGRLTSADRFSFAWIGTMDAADNRLEPNTHGGTGRGQDYLDSVSLSLADGSEPAARTAADREVTVVSNVVDRLRDEPWRSEALSREYQSVTSVPLGYDEFTYGVLTVYADQPDAFDEVTQTVLAELGETIASAIAAVERKQALLTDSRTRLEFDVYDDGFVFSRLARAADCVLSFDGGIRLHEDGAAVFATVEDAPPSAVVDAATDLVAVEDAQVISDGESDTNGDEGGTVLLELSSPFLALQLADHGVVLHSVEATPERTRVVVDVPPTVDAKGSIDVVSNGFSDVELHAKRTIDRTTARDLRAALLERLTDRQLEVVQLAYYGGYFESPRERSGEAVADTLGISSAAFYRHIRIVQRKLFTILFDEIGVPANTARGVE